From the genome of Populus alba chromosome 10, ASM523922v2, whole genome shotgun sequence, one region includes:
- the LOC118046423 gene encoding protein TIFY 6B isoform X1, whose protein sequence is MERDFLGLSSKKPSAVVKEESSSDGCKDLGFTMGSGMHWPFSNKVSTLHNLMSFKVAQEDKTKTIESDALVSSGFMSVLSADACDPGQKRSAAEIQDVNSAHHPHDIKMFPVANHAISISTGNPFFNNHYPATGQNMFGTTMKPQLLGEFPVTAPHSILPMAGPVAGATDSSVKAYGSPAQLTIFYAGAVNVYDDISPEKAQAIMFLAGNGSSISSKAAQPKVQVQAFSSKPAAADVSPVNQPIMSTPPCSSLSSPSHTGAQSGSGSSSTEEIMATKTTGPVTIPVIKPDHPKTGNVVGSAARTTMIPSVPQARKASLARFLEKRKERATNAEPYNLGKKSPDFANPEPY, encoded by the exons ATGGAAAGAGATTTTTTGGGTTTGAGTTCAAAGAAACCGTCGGCTGTGGTGAAGGAGGAGAGTAGCTCTGATGGGTGTAAAGATTTAg GATTTACTATGGGTTCAGGGATGCATTGGCCGTTCTCCAACAAGGTCTCTACCCTTCATAACTTGATGTCTTTCAAGGTTGCTCAAGAAGATAAGACCAAAACGATTGAATCTGATGCCTTGGTGTCCTCTGGATTCATGTCTGTCTTAAGTGCAGACGCATGTGATCCTGGTCAAAAACGTTCTGCTGCTGAAATCCAG GATGTGAACTCCGCGCACCATCCTCATGATATCAAGATGTTTCCGGTCGCCAATCATGCAATTTCAATCTCTACGGGCAACCCTTTCTTCAACAATCATTATCCAGCCACTGGTCAGAATATGTTTGGGACTACCATGAAGCCACAGTTGCTTGGAGAATTTCCTGTCACAGCTCCACATTCAATTCTTCCCATGGCTGGTCCTGTTGCTGGGGCAACAGACTCAAG TGTCAAAGCATATGGGTCTCCTGCTCAATTGACCATCTTTTATGCTGGCGCAGTCAACGTCTATGATGATATATCCCCTGAGAAG GCTCAGGCAATCATGTTCTTGGCTGGAAATGGGTCTTCCATTTCATCCAAAGCGGCACAGCCAAAAGTCCAAGTCCAGGCATTTAGCTCAAAGCCAGCAGCAGCTGATGTTAGTCCCGTGAACCAACCTATCATGTCTACTCCACCATGCTCTAGTCTCTCAAGCCCATCACATACAGGTGCCCAGTCAGGGAGTGGGTCATCTAGTACCGAGGAAATCATGGCAACCAAAACCACTGGACCTGTGACCATTCCTGTTATTAAACCAGATCATCCAAAGACAGGAAATGTAGTGGGATCTGCTGCTAGAACCACCATGATACCATCTG TCCCTCAGGCTCGAAAAGCATCCCTGGCTCGGTTTTTAGAGAAACGCAAGGAAAG
- the LOC118046423 gene encoding protein TIFY 6B isoform X2, translating into MERDFLGLSSKKPSAVVKEESSSDGCKDLGFTMGSGMHWPFSNKVSTLHNLMSFKVAQEDKTKTIESDALVSSGFMSVLSADACDPGQKRSAAEIQMFPVANHAISISTGNPFFNNHYPATGQNMFGTTMKPQLLGEFPVTAPHSILPMAGPVAGATDSSVKAYGSPAQLTIFYAGAVNVYDDISPEKAQAIMFLAGNGSSISSKAAQPKVQVQAFSSKPAAADVSPVNQPIMSTPPCSSLSSPSHTGAQSGSGSSSTEEIMATKTTGPVTIPVIKPDHPKTGNVVGSAARTTMIPSVPQARKASLARFLEKRKERATNAEPYNLGKKSPDFANPEPY; encoded by the exons ATGGAAAGAGATTTTTTGGGTTTGAGTTCAAAGAAACCGTCGGCTGTGGTGAAGGAGGAGAGTAGCTCTGATGGGTGTAAAGATTTAg GATTTACTATGGGTTCAGGGATGCATTGGCCGTTCTCCAACAAGGTCTCTACCCTTCATAACTTGATGTCTTTCAAGGTTGCTCAAGAAGATAAGACCAAAACGATTGAATCTGATGCCTTGGTGTCCTCTGGATTCATGTCTGTCTTAAGTGCAGACGCATGTGATCCTGGTCAAAAACGTTCTGCTGCTGAAATCCAG ATGTTTCCGGTCGCCAATCATGCAATTTCAATCTCTACGGGCAACCCTTTCTTCAACAATCATTATCCAGCCACTGGTCAGAATATGTTTGGGACTACCATGAAGCCACAGTTGCTTGGAGAATTTCCTGTCACAGCTCCACATTCAATTCTTCCCATGGCTGGTCCTGTTGCTGGGGCAACAGACTCAAG TGTCAAAGCATATGGGTCTCCTGCTCAATTGACCATCTTTTATGCTGGCGCAGTCAACGTCTATGATGATATATCCCCTGAGAAG GCTCAGGCAATCATGTTCTTGGCTGGAAATGGGTCTTCCATTTCATCCAAAGCGGCACAGCCAAAAGTCCAAGTCCAGGCATTTAGCTCAAAGCCAGCAGCAGCTGATGTTAGTCCCGTGAACCAACCTATCATGTCTACTCCACCATGCTCTAGTCTCTCAAGCCCATCACATACAGGTGCCCAGTCAGGGAGTGGGTCATCTAGTACCGAGGAAATCATGGCAACCAAAACCACTGGACCTGTGACCATTCCTGTTATTAAACCAGATCATCCAAAGACAGGAAATGTAGTGGGATCTGCTGCTAGAACCACCATGATACCATCTG TCCCTCAGGCTCGAAAAGCATCCCTGGCTCGGTTTTTAGAGAAACGCAAGGAAAG